In Cryptococcus gattii WM276 chromosome A, complete sequence, one genomic interval encodes:
- a CDS encoding Cell wall organization and biogenesis-related protein, putative (Similar to TIGR gene model, INSD accession AAW41079.1): MTRLNIPLLAFTTALIIALLPKAVAQTCNSTNSCPSATPCCSEYGYCGTDSYCLGGCEPLYSHEITSCRPYPICTSFKTDFNDLSRVQQNASLHDGNAKAYDWVVNRGSLVASPSNDGARLILTQNKTGSKISSTRYLHYGTIDFTLKTSKWAGVVTAAITLSDVKDEIDWEWPGADTNTVQTNYWFLGVANYSATEGASSSVSSDTTTNFHTYTIDWQENYINWSIDGLVVRTVKKTDTISEDGRQYKFPSTPSRVQISIWPAGTDDNAQGTIDWAGGYIDWTNSDYLSNGYFWNTIKSVNISCAYDTASTSGATGWAYSGNDTSGIPVVTTTNASTHISAGWKRIAGVQINNREIGGAGLHIIIGCALLGGVALFY, encoded by the exons ATGACACGCCTCAACATTCCTCTCCTCGCATTCACCACCGCACTCATTATCGCCCTCTTACCAAAAGCCGTAGCTCAGACTTGCAACTCCACCAATTCATGCCCATCTGCAACACCTTGCTGTTCAGAGTATGGGTACTGTGGAACAGATAGCTATTGCCTGGGGGGTTGCGAGCCGCTGT ACTCCCACGAAATCACTTCATGCAGGCCGTATCCTATCTGTACCTCCTTCAAGACAGACTTTAATGACCTTAGCAGAGTTCAACAGAATGCATCTCTGCACGACGGTAATGCCAAAGCATACGATTGGGTCG TTAACAGGGGATCCCTGGTCGCTTCACCGAGCAATGATGGGGCACGTCTCATCCTTACTCAGAATAAGACTGGCTCTAAGATATCTAGCACCCGTTACCTCCACTACGGAACTATCGACTTTACATTGAAGACGTCAAAATGGGCTGGTGTCGTGACAGCCGCAATCACACTGTCCGATGTCAAGGATGAGATAGATTGGGAATGGCCTGGAGCTGATACCAATACGGTACAGACGAACTACTGGTTCTTGGGTGTTGCGAACT ATTCGGCGACGGAGGGTGCTTCCAGCTCGGTATCTTCCGACACAACTACCAATTTTCACACCTACACT ATCGACTGGCAAGAGAATTACATCAATTGGAGTATTGATGGGTTAGTCGTCCGTACAGTCAAGAAGACAGATACCATTTCTGAAGATGGGAGACAGTA TAAATTCCCCTCCACTCCATCTCGTGTTCAAATCTCTATTTGGCCCGCCGGCACGGACGATAATGCTCAGGGCACTATCGACTGGGCGGGTGGCTACATCGATTGGACAAACAGTGACTACTTATCCAACGGATACTTCTGGAACACTATCAAGAGTGTCAATATCAGCTGTGCATATGACACTGCTTCTACTAGTGGGGCGACCGGTTGGGCTTACTCCGGTAACGACACGTCAGGTATACCC GTTGTGACCACTACCAATGCGTCAACTCATATCTCTGCcggatggaagaggattgCTGGAGTTCAGATCAATAACCGAGAGATCGGTGGCGCGGGCCTGCATATCATCATTGGTTGTGCGCTGCTCGGAGGAGTAGCCCTCTTCTACTAA
- a CDS encoding Meiotic recombination-related protein, putative (Similar to TIGR gene model, INSD accession AAW41023.1), with protein sequence MHGNLKRQATSATSTRESRSGETVKRLKGQKSHGTRLQSTLALTSQTEQPQSGLQRILTGGSQNEEMSIEQGGDVVMVDEIKEQRTLSLHGPFMGNLAAAWYDPEARKIQVLEDTKDTLNWDLACLVIEQVRPTLIIMSTRTQNSLMDKVEEYRGQNECELLLLSSRSCCPKAASIHLASVRFSDTSVTPPVCHAEEQSAYDESRSGVTVDDGGWRDEGAGMGTYRLSLVKLGCWMNINAPLATVAAGVLVEQVKKGRTMEAMLGGQHLNGLELIALESMDLERHMQINKDTLTSLAIFDVESHAFMYSDQDKQALSIFGKLDSTVTPLGKKLLHTWHLRPLLDLAEISTRHNAVEFFSSAENAHFMASLRKAMKGVRNVPAHCTKLQTGRGSYAEWKCLVDALTAALEIRNFMCGVTTPVSLPIVEKIRETITDNLIIFCQDMNAVIDWDASRLERRVAVRPGVDDELDNWREVYAGLDATLNQVALMIYPQVPPGISSSVNVVYLPQLGYLAVIQADADEPPEILGWESRFHTEDRYYYKTVEMKDLDDHFGDLYTLMIGKEIEIIQRLVEHLKDYEVSILRTVDIIAELDCILALARAARDLGLKRPVMIEEPVLQIRKGRHILFESLVPRYIQNDTMIASGGIDGLASMMIITGANGSGKSAYGKQVALMVFLAQIGSFVPAEEAVIGICDKIFTRLQTRESTSRHASAFMIDLGQVSQALRGATRHSLIIMDEFGKGTHPADGAGLLAGTIEYLLQGVCPRSIVMTHFHELFANHFITEDRLSVRFCHMKTLLMDDSDGVQYLYKLVPSLSLTSNAAECALRHGIPRRIVDRAKEVTKCVSTFEISKLLDATLTMENIQEIKAAEELARRFLTWDIDPESEDVIEVLRQMIEETDVFLEEDISVCVEGTANRQNAATSDEISIDSSEENH encoded by the exons ATGCATGGAAACCTGAAACGACAGGCTACTTCTGCTACAAGCACTCGCGAGTCAAGGTCTGGTGAAACAGTCAAACGACTAAAAGGGCAGAAAAGCCACGGCACAAGATTACAATCAACACTGGCTCTGACAAGCCAGACAGAGCAGCCACAATCCGGATTGCAACGAATCCTAACAGGAGGATCACAGAATGAAGAGATGAGTATCGAACAAGGAGGCGATGTCGTAATGGTAGATGAGATTAAGGAACAGAGG ACGCTTTCCTTGCATGGACCATTCATGGGAAATCTCGCTGCGGCATGGTACGACCCAGAAGCAAGAAAGATACAAGTTTTGGAAGACACGAAGGACACGCTGAATTGGGATCTGGCTTGTCTTG TCATAGAGCAAGTGCGACCCACGCTTATCATAATGAGCACTAGAACTCAGAATTCCCTGATGGACAAGGTAGAAGAGTACC GAGGCCAAAATGAATGCGAACTACTTCTCCTATCTTCTCGTTCTTGCTGTCCCAAGGCAGCTTCTATACATCTTGCCTCTGTTCGATTTTCAGACACATCTGTAACGCCGCCTGTTTGTCATGCGGAAGAACAATCCGCATACGACGAGTCGCGCAGTGGAGTGACAGTAGATGATGGCGGCTGGAGAGACGAAGGTGCTGGGATGGGAACTTACAGGCTGAGTTTGGTGAAGTTGGGGTGTTGGATGAATATCAATGCTCCTTTAGCT ACGGTAGCAGCCGGAGTCTTGGTTGAACAAGTAAAAAAGGGTCGCACAATGGAGGCCATGCTCGGCGGACAACATTTAAATGGATTAGAGCTTATTGCCTTGGAAAGTATGGATTT GGAAAGGCACATGCAGATAAACAAGGACACCTTAAC ATCATTAGCAATTTTTGATGTGGAGTCGCACGCATTCATGTATTCCGACCAAGATAAACAGGCGTTGTCTATCTTCG GCAAGCTTGACTCTACTGTCACCCCGCTCGGCAAAAAACTACTTCACACATGGCATCTTCGTCCATTACTCGACCTTGCCGAGATCTCTACTCGACACAACGCGGTTGAattcttttcctccgccGAGAACGCACACTTTATGGCGAGTTTAAGGAAAGCCATGAAGGGTGTAAGGAATGTGCCTGCTCATTGTACTAAACTCCAGACGGGAAGGGGGAGCTACGCTGAATGGAAATGTTTAGTGGAC GCTTTGACAGCTGCACTTGAAATCAGGAATTTCATGTGTGGTGTAACTACTCCTGTATCACTGCCAATTGTAGAAAAG ATCAGAGAAACCATCACCGATAATCTTATCATCTTCTGCCAAGATATGAATGCTGTC ATTGATTGGGATGCGTCAAGACTTGAACGCCGAGTTGCTGTTCGACCAGGTGTTGACGATGAGCTCGATAACTGGCGGGAGGTATACGCAG GTCTCGATGCAACACTT AACCAAGTGGCTCTAATGATATATCCTCAAGTACCACCCGGTATATCATCGAGCGTGAACGTTGTCTACTTGCCTCAGTTAGGGTACCTCGCAGTGATACAGGCAGATGCAGATGAACCACCAGAAATACTAGGATGGGAAAGTCGA TTTCACACAGAAGATCGGTATTACTACAAGACAGTAGAGATGAAAGACCTGGACGACCACTTCGGCGACTTGTACACACTGATGATTG GAAAAGAGATTGAAATCATTCAACGGTTGGTAGAGCACCTTAAGGATTATGAGGTATCAATTCTGCGGACTGTCGATATTATTGCGGAGTTGGATTG CATCTTGGCATTGGCTCGAGCAGCAAGAGATTTGGGGCTGAAGCGTCCCGTCATGATAGAAGAGCCTGTGCTACAGATTCGGAAAGGACGACATATTCTATTCGAGAGTTTGGTTCCTCGGTACATCCAGAACGATACCATGATAGCGTCTGGAGGGATCGATGGTTTGGCCAGCATG ATGATTATCACAGGCGCAAATGGCTCCGGTAAATCTGCATATGGCAAGCAG GTCGCTTTGATGGTTTTCCTGGCGCAGATAGGGAGTTTTGTGCCGGCTGAGGAAGCCGTGATAGGCATTTGTGACAAAA TATTCACACGCCTTCAGACTCGCGAGTCTACTTCACGA CATGCTTCCGCTTTTATGATAGATCTTGGCCAAGTTTCTCAAGCACTTAGAGGTGCCACCCGGCATTCCCTGATCATAATGGACGAGTTTGGTAAAG GTACTCATCCTGCCGATGGCGCTGGACTTCTGGCAGGTACAATTGAATATCTTCTGCAAGGAGTCTGTCCTCGATCAATTGTCATGACCCATTTCCA CGAACTCTTTGCCAACCATTTCATTACTGAAGACCGACTATCAGTGCGGTTTTGCCACATGAAGACGCTTTTGATGGATGACTCAGATGGTGTACAATACCTTTATAA GCTTGTCCCTTCACTTAGCTTAACTTCAAACGCAGCAGAATGCGCGCTTAGACACGGAATCCCGAGACGTATCGTTGACAGAGCCAAAGAGGTCAC CAAATGCGTCTCGACGTTTGAAATATCCAAATTGCTCGATGCGACTTTGACAATGGAAAATATACAGGAAATCAAAGCGGCAGAGGAACTTGCCAGGCGTTTCCTGACTTGGGATATCGATCCAGAGAGTGAAGATGTGATCGAGGTATTGCGGCAGATGATTGAAGAGACGGATGTATTCCTTGAGGAAGACATTTCCGTCTGTGTGGAAGGAACTGCGAATCGACAGAATGCTGCGACTAGCGATGAAATTAGCATAGATTCAAGTGAGGAGAACCACTGA
- a CDS encoding Hypothetical Protein (Similar to TIGR gene model, INSD accession AAW41386.1): MSSAERLQTRSQPSYILHSHRSPHPFFTPTNLSFIDPQTGAEAGSWSSRRARKGRYAPKQANIHYVRHGTPEEEKGQVEDEKGKEKKATVERMEHMAVARMRKVEDARLRPHLEMDVSFWVAVSFTLGSAIWVINGFLVWFPLLRPKLDTDTFSRTSSATAFIGGTIFELGSYLMVVEALDRGREINFGTAIGQLLHHRRHTPHNATLDSSTLVNPSEERSYTASSTPPNSKQDLKTGIVAGAKGFIWWGKPMWHDMGYIAVSNRPTFCSNSVLGVNLDRFAGCNSRIRLRGRIYRHH, from the exons ATGAGCTCTGCAGAACGCCTCCAGACACGGTCACAGCCTTCGTACATCCTCCATTCCCACCGCTCGCCTCATCCTTTTTTCACCCCTACAAACCTTTCATTCATTGACCCCCAAACTGGAGCAGAAGCCGGAAGCTGGTCATCGAGAAGAGCACGAAAAGGCAGATATGCCCCCAAACAGGCCAACATCCACTATGTGAGGCATGGGACGcctgaagaggagaagggcCAAGTTGAAGACGAAAAGGgcaaagagaagaaggcgacAGTGGAGCGAATGGAGCACATGGCTGTTGCAAGGATGCGGAAAGTAGAGGACGCCAGACTTCGTCCTCACCTTGAGATGGACGTGAGTTTTTGGGTTGCCGTGTCGTTCACCCTGGGATCCGCTATATGGGTCATAAATG GATTCCTTGTGTGGTTTCCACTACTTAGACCAAAATTAGATACAGACACGTTTTCACGTACTTCATCTGCCACGGCTTTTATCGGAGGGACGATATTTGAGCTGGGCTCATATCTGATGGTCGTAGAGGCTTTAGACCG AGGACGAGAAATAAACTTTGGTACAGCTATTGGACAATTATTACATCACCGACGACATACTCCTCATAATGCAACTCTGGATTCGTCAACCCTAGTGAACCCATCTGAAGAACGTTCATATACTGCATCCTCCACCCCTCCAAACTCTAAGCAGGACTTAAAAACTGGGATAGTGGCGGGTGCAAAGGGGTTTATATGGTGGGGGAAACCTATGTGGCATGATATGGGATATATCGCTGTGA GCAATCGTCCAACTTTTTGCAGCAACAGTGTTCTGGGTGTCAACCTT GACCGGTTTGCCGGGTGTAATTCCAGGATACGCCTCAGGGGGAGGATCTACCGCCATCATTGA
- a CDS encoding Polynucleotide adenylyltransferase, putative (Similar to TIGR gene model, INSD accession AAW41025.1), translated as MTSNPPVKFLGVTPPITTDPPKPNDIKSSEALMADLVALNQFESDQERKVRERLLSNIAQLVAKFVHDVSIKLGMSEKIASEAGGRIYTSGSYRLGVHGPGSDIDTICVCPRHIYREHFFGEFQDMLRAWPAVTEISAVESAFVPVMKTVISGVEVDLLFARVNLPEAGDLLDIEKDEILRGVDDASQRSLNGPRVTDMILNLVPDVATFRTALRTIRLWAKRRGIYSNVLGFPGGVAWALLTARICQLYPAAAPATIVGKFFPIYYQWNWPQPVLLKKIDNGPPNMQHSVWNPKLDRRDQAHRMPVITPAYPSMCSTHNITSSTMSIIRKEMLRAMQITDEILKTPGSSWIPLFEKVDFFSMYKTYVQVVASASTSDGIKDWSGMVESRIRTLVGDLENTDCIITAHPQVGGVNRVFYCLTEEEQAAASQGELTAEMIDRTEEDVEGKEHRKIYTKSFFIGLEIEKKSKESGGRVLNLFYPSKKFCAVCQNWDKYNEMEMSVILRPAKRSELPPYVFPDGMPKSKKKTKRQQQNGSEDAGMNDGSEGQGPSKRTKSEQTSFNNSELQQQLPNGIPVPKGADPVPLKDSTGPVDFKPPPGIEDMPPLSTAAMSSFATAAKGVANPQDENKEGLVVLNQSAPATS; from the exons ATGACTTC TAACCCGCCTGTCAAGTTTCTCGGTGTTACGCCTCCTATCACGACTGATCCTCCAAAGCCCAATGACATCAAATCTAGTGAGGCTTTGATGGCAGACCTCGTAGCACTCAATCAATTCGAATCCGATCAGGAGAGGAAGGTTCG AGAACGACTGCTTTCAAATATCGCCCAGCTGGTTGCTAAATTTGTCCACGATGTGTCGATAAAACTCGGCATGTCAGAAAAAATAGCTTCAGAGGCGGGTGGGCGAATCTATACTTCGGGTTCCTATCG TCTCGGTGTTCACGGTCCTGGATCTGACATTGATACTATTTGTGTGTGCCCGCGGCATATCTATAGAGAACATTTCTTTGGTGAATTCCAAGATATGCTACGTGCTTGGCCAGCAGTGACTGAAATTTCT GCGGTCGAGTCTGCATTTGTGCCGGTAATGAAGACTGTTATCTCTGGAGTTGAAGTTGATCTGCTTTTCGCACGTGTCAATTTGCCAGAGGCGGGAGATTTGTTGGATATCGAAAAGGACGAAATTCTTCGAGGAGTGGATGATGCATCGCAGAGAAGTTTGAATG GTCCCCGAGTCACGGATATGATCCTTAACCTTGTTCCGGACGTTGCAACCTTCCGTACAGCTTTGAGGACAATCAGATTATGGGCAAAGCGTCGAGGTATTTACTCGAACGTTTTAGGTTTCCCGGGTGGTGTTGCATGGGCGCTTCTTACCGCTCGGATATGTCAACTCTACCCTGCTGCGGCACCAGCAACTATTGTCGGCAAATTTTTTCCCATTTATTACCAATGGAACTGGCCCCAACCTGTGCtgttgaagaagattgatAACGGACCTCCCAACATGCAGCATTCTGTGTGGAACCCTAAG CTTGATCGACGAGACCAAGCGCACCGCATGCCGGTCATCACCCCTGCTTATCCCTCAATGTGCTCTACCCATAATATTACAAGTTCCACCATGTCCATCATCCGAAAGGAAATGCTGCGAGCAATGCAAATAACCGATGAGATCCTGAAAACCCCTGGTAGCTCATGGATACCATTATTTGAAAAGGTTGATTTTTTCAGCATGTACAAAACTTATGTTCAGGTCGTTGCCTCTGCGTCCACATCGGATGGCATCAAGGATTG GAGTGGTATGGTCGAGTCTAGAATACGAACGCTAGTAGGGGACCTGGAAAATACCGATTGCATCATTACGGCTCATCCTCAAGTTGGCGGTGTTAATCGTGTATTTTACTGTTTGACAGAAGAGGAGCAGGCTGCGGCGAGTCAAGGTGAACTGACAGCTGAGATGATCGACAGAACAGAAGAGGACGTAGAAGGGAAGGAACATAGGAAGATTTACACCAAAAGTTTCTTCATTGGATTGGAAATCGAGAAGAAATCGA AAGAAAGTGGTGGACGTGTGTTGAACCTCTTCTATCCCAGCAAAAAGTTCTGCGCTGTGTGTCAGAACTGGGATAAATACAACGAAATGGAGATGAGTGTCATTCTCAGGCCTGCTAAGAG ATCCGAACTACCTCCTTATGTTTTTCCTGACGGGATGCCTAagtcgaagaagaagacaaagCGACAGCAACAAAAT GGCTCTGAAGATGCTGGGATGAACGATGGCTCGGAAGGGCAAGGTCCAAGTAAACGCACCAA ATCTGAACAAACATCATTTAACAACTCTGAACTCCAACAGCAACTTCCCAACGGAATACCTGTGCCGAAAGGTGCTGATCCTGTCCCTTTAAAAGACAGCACTGGGCCTGTAGATTTCAAGCCCCCACCCGGAATTGAGGACATGCCCCCACTGTCAACTGCCGCGATGTCTTCCTTTGCTACTGCCGCCAAGGGTGTCGCGAATCCTCAAGACGAAAATAAGGAAGGTCTTGTGGTCCTCAACCAAAGCGCTCCCGCCACCTCATAG
- a CDS encoding Amino acid transporter, putative (Similar to TIGR gene model, INSD accession AAW41080.1), translated as MSIERADYSLSSEKPSAEKDFGPHVYEGEAVIFPNDGSENVIPREEETHRALSPRQLSMIALGGAIGTGLVIGSGTSLARSGPASLFLSYIIIGTVCCGVMMALGEMSTKYPSKKGFAGHATRCVDPAFGFCTALVYLCKYLIISPNQIVAGSLVIRYWNDTINGAAWVTILIAFVIAINCLGVKWFGEIEFWLSSIKIITLTGLILLALIIDLGGVSGQERIGFRYWEHGRAFKAYKTTGDLGKFLGFVNALVLALFAYIGTELIGVTVGEAKNPRKTVPSAIRKTFFRIIFFYVFSSLLVGMIVDSSSPLLAQAAKKGTSGGASASPFVVAIESAGIKVLPAIINACILIFTISAANSDQYIASRTLYGMAKDGSMPRVFTKCTSRGVPWVAFMFTAMFMGLAYLVASNDALSVFNYFVNSVTIFGGLTWISILSSHVAFMRGMKAQGISRDTLPYKSPFQPYFTYFSLFFTCLICFFKGFDGFMPWDYKSFITNYIGIPIYAIAYIGFKLIRKTKAVKMSEMDLTTGAREFQDLDEETEEEQQYKSMSFKQKVIYQIKNW; from the exons ATGAGTATCGAGCGCGCCGATTACTCGCTGTCCTCAGAGAAGCCATCAGCGGAGAAGGATTTTGGGCCTCACGTCTACGAAGGCGAAGCGGTTATCTTCCCCAACGATGGGAGCGAGAATGTCATTCcaagagaggaggagacCCACAGGGCTTTGTCGCCCAGACAGTTATCAATGATTGCCCTTGGGGGTGCTATTG GCACGGGTTTGGTTATTGGATCTGGCACGAGTCTTGCCAGATCAGGCCCCGCGAGCTTATTCTTATCTTATATAATCATTGGTACAGTCTGTTGTGGTGTGATG ATGGCTCTGGGTGAAATGTCAACAAAATACCCATCTAAAAAGGGTTTTGCTGGTCACGCCACACGATGTGTCGACCCCGCCTTCGGCTTCTGTACCGCCCTCGTCTATCTTTGTAAA TATCTTATCATTTCCCCTAACCAGATTGTCGCTGGTTCCCTTGTCATCCGTTATTGGAACGATACCATCAACGGCGCTGCCTGGGTAACCATTCTTATCGCATTCGTCATTGCAATCAACTGCCTCGGTGTCAAGTGGTTTGGCGAGATTGAGTTTTGGTTATCGTCCATCAAGATCATCACGCTCACTGGCTTAATTTTGCTGGCACTCATAATTGATCTTGGAGGAGTCTCAGGACAAGAAAGGATTGGGTTTAGATACTGGGAACACGGGAGGGCATTTAAAGCGTACAAGACGACTGGTGATTTGGGGAAGTTTTTGGGGTTTGTGAATGCTTTGGTGTTGGCGCTTTTTGCGTACATAGGCACTGAATTAATTGGTGTCACTGTTGGTGAGGCAAAG AACCCACGAAAAACTGTCCCCTCTGCTATTCGTAAAACTTTCTTCCGTATCATTTTCTTCTATGTCTTCTCTTCACTCTTAGTCGGTATGATCGTTGATTCTTCATCGCCTTTGCTCGCCCAAGCCGCGAAGAAGGGTACTTCCGGTGGTGCGAGCGCTTCTCCTTTCGTTGTCGCTATTGAGTCTGCGGGTATCAAGGTTCTACCCGCTATCATAAACGCTTG CATCCTGATTTTCACCATCTCCGCCGCCAACTCTGATCAATATATCGCCTCTCGAACACTCTACGGCATGGCCAAGGACGGAAGTATGCCCCGCGTTTTCACCAAGTGCACTAGCCGAGGTGTTCCCTGGGTAGCCTTCATGTTTACCGCCATGTTCATGGGTTTGGCGTACCTTGTTGCTAGTAACGATGCGCTTTCCGTATTCAATTACTTTGTCAACTCTGTCACAATCTTTGGTGGACTTACTTGG atctccatcctctcttcccacGTTGCCTTCATGCGCGGAATGAAAGCTCAAGGCATCTCACGAGACACCCTTCCCTACAAGTCCCCCTTCCAGCCATACTTCACATATTTCTCCTTATTTTTTACTTGTCTCATTTGCTTCTTCAAGGGCTTTGACGGATTTATGCCGTGGGACTACAAGTCATTTATCACCAATTACATCGGTATCCCGATCTATGCCATTGCTTATATTGGTTTCAAAC TGATTCGAAAAACCAAAGCGGTCAAGATGTCGGAGATGGACCTTACTACTGGCGCTCGAGAGTTCCAGGATCTGGATGAAGAAACGGAAGAGGAGCAACAATACAAGTCAATGTCATTCAAGCAAAAAGTAATCTATCAAATCAAAAACTGGTAA